From the genome of Primulina huaijiensis isolate GDHJ02 chromosome 11, ASM1229523v2, whole genome shotgun sequence:
GCTGCAGCAGAATCTGAGAATAGAACACTGGCTGAGATATCTTTGGAAACTGAATTCAAGATCCACGAGATGACAATATTGTTGCTTCTAGTCCAGTAATTGAGTAAATTCAACTCTGCCGCTGAAGGTTTAGCGATTGTGCCATCAACAAATCCCAATTTGTTTTTGACTGAAAGTGCAATCTTCATGGCTCTGCTCCAAGACGAGTAGTTATCTCCGGTGAGCGGTTGTGAGACCAATGTGAGACCAGGATTATCTGAGTGGTGCAGATAGTAGGGACTCGTCGGATCATCAATGGCGGATTGACCATTGGAGCGCAACGAAGTCGATGAATTTCCACAAGCCATGAATTATGTTTCTGAAGATGTGTGGAGCGATGGAGCGAAGAATCGGTCTGAGTCTCAGATCTCTGATCGGTAGATCATTGTGTGAGGAAGCtcctgctctgataccatattacgTAGGAACTCAAGGATTGGAAATAAAATGGAGAGTCGTCTCTTCTCTTCTGTCAAAACTTACTTATTCAATTCTTGAATACAATTTATATCCTTTAAACTAATTAGTAAGCTAACTATCATCTAACAGCTTATTAACCGACCAACCATTATTTAACCAACTAACTGTAGGATTTTAGTTGAGTATATCTGATTGATATATATNNNNNNNNNNNNNNNNNNNNNNNNNNNNNNNNNNNNNNNNNNNNNNNNNNNNNNNNNNNNNNNNNNNNNNNNNNNNNNNNNNNNNNNNNNNNNNNNNNNNNNNNNNNNNNNNNNNNNNNNNNNNNNNNNNNNNNNNNNNNNNNNNNNNNNNNNNNNNNNNNNNNNNNNNNNNNNNNNNNNNNNNNNNNNNNNNNNNNNNNNNNNNNNNNNNNNNNNNNNNNNNNNNNNNNNNNNNNNNNNNNNNNNNNNNNNNNNNNNNNNNNNNNNNNNNNNNNNNNNNNNNNNNNNNNNNNNNNNNNNNNNNNNNNNNNNNNNNNNNNNNNNNNNNNNNNNNNNNNNNNNNNNNNNNNNNNNNNNNNNNNNNNNNNNNNNNNNNNNNNNNNNNNNNNNNNNNNNNNNNNNNNNNNNNNNNNNNNNNNNNNNNNNNNNNNNNNNNNNNNNNNNNNNNNNNNNNNNNNNNNNNNNNNNNNNNNNNNNNNNNNNNNNNNNNNNNNNNNNNNNNNNNNNNNNNNNNNNNNNNNNNNNNNNNNNNNNNNNNNNNNNNNNNNNNNNNNNNNNNNNNNNNNNNNNNNNNNNNNNNNNNNNNNNNNNNNNNNNNNNNNNNNNNNNNNNNNNNNNNNNNNNNNNNNNNNNNNNNNNNNNNNNNNNNNNNNNNNNNNNNNNNNNNNNNNNNNNNNNNNNNNNNNNNNNNNNNNNNNNNNNNNNNNNNNNNNNNNNNNNNNNNNNNNNNNNNNNNNNNNNNNNNNNNNNNNNNNNNNNNNNNNNNNNNNNNNNNNNNNNNNNNNNNNNNNNNNNNNNNNNNNNNNNNNNNNNNNNNNNNNNNNNNNNNNNNNNNNNNNNNNNNNNNNNNNNNNNNNNNNNNNNNNNNNNNNNNNNNNNNNNNNNNNNNNNNNNNNNNNNNNNNNNNNNNNNNNNNNNNNNNNNNNNNNNNNNNNNNNNNNNNNNNNNNNNNNNNNNNNNNNNNNNNNNNNNNNNNNNNNNNNNNNNNNNNNNNNNNNNNNNNNNNNNNNNNNNNNNNNNNNNNNNNNNNNNNNNNNNNNNNNNNNNNNNNNNNNNNNNNNNNNNNNNNNNNNNNNNNNNNNNNNNNNNNNNNNNNNNNNNNNNNNNNNNNNNNNNNNNNNNNNNNNNNNNNNNNNNNNNNNNNNNNNNNNNNNNNNNNNNNNNNNNNNNNNNNNNNNNNNNNNNNNNNNNNNNNNNNNNNNNNNNNNNNNNNNNNNNNNNNNNNNNNNNNNNNNNNNNNNNNNNNNNNNNNNNNNNNNNNNNNNNNNNNNNNNNNNNNNNNNNNNNNNNNNNNNNNNNNNNNNNNNNNNNNNNNNNNNNNNNNNNNNNNNNNNNNNNNNNNNNNNNNNNNNNNNNNNNNNNNNNNNNNNNNNNNNNNNNNNNNNNNNNNNNNNNNNNNNNNNNNNNNNNNNNNNNNNNNNNNNNNNNNNNNNNNNNNNNNNNNNNNNNNNNNNNNNNNNNNNNNNNNNNNNNNNNNNNNNNNNNNNNNNNNNNNNNNNNNNNNNNNNNNNNNNNNNNNNNNNNNNNNNNNNNNNNNNNNNNNNNNNNNNNNNNNNNNNNNNNNNNNNNNNNNNNNNNNNNNNNNNNNNNNNNNNNNNNNNNNNNNNNNNNNNNNNNNNNNNNNNNNNNNNNNNNNNNNNNNNNNNNNNNNNNNNNNNNNNNNNNNNNNNNNNNNNNNNNNNNNNNNNNNNNNNNNNNNNNNNNNNNNNNNNNNNNNNNNNNNNNNNNNNNNNNNNNNNNNNNNNNNNNNNNNNNNNNNNNNNNNNNNNNNNNNNNNNNNNNNNNNNNNNNNNNNNNNNNNNNNNNNNNNNNNNNNNNNNNNNNNNNNNNNNNNNNNNNNNNNNNNNNNNNNNNNNNNNNNNNNNNNNNNNNNNNNNNNNNNNNNNNNNNNNNNNNNNNNNNNNNNNNNNNNNNNNNNNNNNNNNNNNNNNNNNNNNNNNNNNNNNNNNNNNNNNNNNNNNNNNNNNNNNNNNNNNNNNNNNNNNNNNNNNNNNNNNNNNNNNNNNNNNNNNNNNNNNNNNNNNNNNNNNNNNNNNNNNNNNNNNNNNNNNNNNNNNNNNNNNNNNNNNNNNNNNNNNNNNNNNNNNNNNNNNNNNNNNNNNNNNNNNNNNNNNNNNNNNNNNNNNNNNNNNNNNNNNNNNNNNNNNNNNNNNNNNNNNNNNNNNNNNNNNNNNNNNNNNNNNNNNNNNNNNNNNNNNNNNNNNNNNNNNNNNNNNNNNNNNNNNNNNNNNNNNNNNNNNNNNNNNNNNNNNNNNNNNNNNNNNNNNNNNNNNNNNNNNNNNNNNNNNNNNNNNNNNNNNNNNNNNNNNNNNNNNNNNNNNNNNNNNNNNNNNNNNNNNNNNNNNNNNNNNNNNNNNNNNNNNNNNNNNNNNNNNNNNNNNNNNNNNNNNNNNNNNNNNNNNNNNNNNNNNNNNNNNNNNNNNNNNNNNNNNNNNNNNNNNNNNNNNNNNNNNNNNNNNNNNNNNNNNNNNNNNNNNNNNNNNNNNNNNNNNNNNNNNNNNNNNNNNNNNNNNNNNNNNNNNNNNNNNNNNNNNNNNNNNNNNNNNNNNNNNNNNNNNNNNNNNNNNNNNNNNNNNNNNNNNNNNNNNNNNNNNNNNNNNNNNNNNNNNNNNNNNNNNNNNNNNNNNNNNNNTTTTTTTTTGCCTGAAGAGGATTTTCGTGATCTCGCTTGTGAACTTGGTTTATTTAACAGTCAAGAACTCTGTGATGAGGCATTGTGTGATCTAATGGTCATTTGTTGGAGAAGAGTGCATTGACGTGATTTTGAAGGATTTTGCAGTATTTGGATTATCAAAAAAATCCGTACAAATTGAATGAAACGTTATTTGAGTTCCTTGCTACCAAATACCACAGCGTCTATATATctgtattttaataataataataaaaatttggcGTTATTTGAGTTGAAGATCTTGATGCAAATTTGCGTTCGTATTTTTTGTTGGCTTTAATGTTTAGCCAGTGTTCTAAATGACGGTTGAGACGACCGATCAAGATTTTTAAGTCGTAGTCAACGAATTTTAAAAACCTAATCAAaatcaactaattttaaatctcaAAACTCTAGCACACCacactttcttttttttttttacttttggttTTCAATCTCAAGTCTCAACCACTGAGCCCACCACACATTGGGTGCATATGTAGAAGATTTGGAAGATTCGTTATGTTTATTCTAGTAATTGTTCTAATGATAGATAACAtattgaaactttaaaatttaaacttagttttttggtaaaagtaattaaattacTTTGTTAGCATAATAACATTAATATAATGATGAATCTTTATTAGTTATCTTgttaatttgtatttatatatttatttacacattatctagatgatattatattgtatgaagCTTCTTTATGATTAAACATTATTTAACTACACATCTTACGTAAAAAATGATTactatttgtgattatatttcatgattgtatatccttatctaaaaaaaattatttaaaaaaattcaaccgcctGGGCACTGCCTAGGCGGCCGAGGCGGTAGGCGGTCACCGACCACCCCACCACCGCCTCCCGCCATTTACAACCTTGTGTTTAGTGGATTAAGTAGTAAACATAGAGTGGCATTGAATGTTGGAATTATTATCTTAGCAATGCATGAGTACAAATTTATGGTTTGATGCTGATATTTCGGTGATCTGTGAGACAAATGAAGAAATTGAAgacgtaaaaaaaaattcatggcCTATTTCTAGGAGGTCATACACTCCTGATTTCTCATTGTTGTTTTAATAGTTTCAAGCTATGTTTCAAATCTATCTATCGATTCAAATGACCAATCAGGACTCAGGGGTATAGGGAGATGTGGATTATAAATAAGTTGATGGTTTGCTTTATTGCAGATGAGATAGCAAAATTGTTCCCTTACCTCTATGGACAACCATCAGCAACCTTGGTGCCTGGAGATTTGAGTTTGGTTCACGGTTTGAAGATTGGAGTGGTTTTATCAGGTGGCCAAGCCCCAGGAGGACATAATGTTATTTCAGGGATATTTGGTAAGGGTTGATTTACTCACCATTTTAAGGTCAAATGTTTTTGCCGATTGATACATCCAAAAAATGTGTATACTAGATTATTTGCAGGATTACTGAAAAGGAAGCACATTGTATGGATTCAGAGGTGGACCTGCAGGAATAATGAAGTGCAAATATGTAGTATTGACATCAGAGTTTATTTATCCATATAGAAATCAGGCAAGTTGGTTCTTAAGTGAGTTGCTAACCCCATTGATTTTTGCTGGTATTTTTAGTTATTACACGGGGAGAGAAACTGGCAAAACTGAAAATTTGAGAATCTGACATCCTCGTATTGAATAAAGACAAGTTGTTGGAATGCTggataagtttttttttctttgcttTCCAAATGTTGTGCTTTTTTGCCTGATTTATTTTTGTATAGATATGCTTATCTGGTGTTATAATACAATTTCATTTGTACGGATTCAAGGATTGAGATCTATATGCAATCGCTGTCCCATGTACCAGTTGAGTGACTATTTTTGTGTCGTTTTTCCTCATCGAGGCactttgttttataatttttgtagCACCACCATGGTCTCCAATTAGCCAGGTCAATGTGTAAATTGTTCACATCAGGTTGTGAGATGTGTTCATTGTAAACCCGTGAAATTATTTCAGGGtggatttgatatgatttgcaGTGGAAGAGACAAAATTGAGACTCCCGAACAGGTTTAGATATAAATTTAATGCTTGGTAAGCTTTACAGTTTACCCAGATaaactttttttcttttaaagaatgacAAATGCAATGTTAAATCTGGTGCAGTTTAAACAGGCCGAGGAAACATCCGTCAAGCTTGATCTAGATGGACTTGTTGTAATTGGTGGAGATGACTCAAACACAAATGCCTGCCTTCTGGCTGAAAATTTTAGGCACAAAATTTACTAAGAATACATAGCTTCAACTTTCTTCTATTAATGTATTTGTATTTTGTAGGTATATAATTGTTGTATAAGTTTGGCCTCCTCttcatttttgatattttcaggAGCAAAAATCTGAAAACTAGGGTAATTGGATGCCCGAAGACCATCGATGGTGATCTGAAATGCAAGGAGGTTCCAACAAGTTTTGGGTTTGATACTGCGTGCAAggtgatgttttaaaatttattcttttaGTTTCGCTCGTACGTTCCAATTATTTATCTATGCATATAACTGGCaaccaagtttttttttttatcaatgatgGGTTGGCCCTTTACAACATGATATTCTCGTGAGAATTAGCTAAAGTTAACTTGAGAAAGAGTTGTATTAAAGTTTCTGTGtgaaattcatatttaaaattcttttttggCAAGAGTTGTAACACTGATAACAGAAATTGATTACTTGTGGTCACGTCAAAGTCAAAGCATGCTTTTTTGTTGcttatttcattttaattatttttaatagcATATCTAACTCATTTGTAAAAAATACTCCTGCAGATATATGCGGAAATGATTGGGAATGTCATGGTAGATGCTCGTTCAACAGGGAAATACTACCATTGTATGGCATACTTGTTAAAgacaattaaaaaattaaatgcttCACATTTCTGAGAACTCGTGCTCTTAGTCTGGATGATGAAGCCATTTAGAATTGTAAATAGAGCTAGGTCGACAGCATTTAATTTATCTTTTATAATCAGTTTCCTAGATAGAGGTCATTATCTCTTCGAAATTTCGATTTAAAAGTCTGCAGTTAATATAATGTTACCTTACACGTAGTTGTTCGGCTGATGGGGCGTGCTGCTTCTCACATTACGTTGGAGTGTGCTTTGCAAACACATCCAAATATCACTCTTATTGGTGAAGAGGTACTTTTCTCTTTTTGTATCTCATGctacttcattttttttacattGATTTGTATAATACACATTCAGTTTTATAAACTTTCAAATGctactattattttattctcGGCCATTATTTGTTCTCCCGAGACTTGAAAAGGTTGGAGAAGGGAGTTCTTCGTAATGGAAccgtataaaaaatatttgcttATTAGTATATCTAGTAATTCTTCATGATTAAATTGCTCATGATTAACAATGACTTCTTAATATTCATTCCTTGGAACTCCCAAAAGGGCAAAATAATTGTTGCTGATGAGTTCAATCTTGCTGTAGGTTGCTGCTAACAAACAGACTCTTAAACATGTTACAGACTACATTGCTGATGTGGTATGCAAACGAGCCGAACTCGGTCATAACTATGGTGTTATACTTATACCAGAAGGACTTATAGATTTCATACCAGAGGTAAAACTGGGTTTTCTGAAactttatttttgtaatatcGTTCAATTTTCTATGCAATTGCACTAGCATAAATTTGGATATAAAACTCTATTTTGCTGCTTTTGTATGGATCTATTTCTCTTTGCTGATATTAGTTTTTTACCTCGTACTTTGATTTACAGGTTCAGCATCTCATTGCGGAATTGAATGAAATTTTGGCCCATGATATTGTGGATGAAGCGGGTGTTTGGAAAGAGAAACTCACTGCTGAGTCTCTTCAGCTTTTTAATCTCCTACCCCCAGCAATCCAGGATCAATTGATGCTTGAGAGAGATCCACATGGAAATGTCCAGGTATATGCATTGCATCCTGATTTTAATCTCTATTTCTGCCTTACGTTTCGAACTTGTGTCACAAATAAGTTTATCCTGTGCCTACAGGTGGCCAAAATTGAAACTGAGAAAATGCTCATTCAAATGGTTGAAACTGAGTTGGAATCAAGGAAGAAAACAGTTGGATACAAGGGTGATTTCAAAGGACAGTCTCACTTCTTTGGGTACTTTCTGTTTCTATATCTGTGACAATTTTAATAGTGTTTTTATTCTCttatcatatatttttctttgcaACAGCAATACTGTTTCTCCTAAGGGTACAATATAGTAGACTCTCTGGTCTTGTGTTCACACCCCCGCAGATTACCTATATTTTCttctttaataatttattaaattcaccCAAGATTTTCTTGACTGATGATATCTTGCATATGTTTAATTTTCAAGTCAGATACGAAGGAAGATGTGGTTTGCCATCTAATTTTGATTCCACGTACTGCTATGCTTTGGGTTACGCGGCTGGAGCACTGCTTCAAAGTGGGAGAACGGGATTAATATCTTCTGTATGCAACTTTTCTATTAAATTTTACGTTTAGCGAATATTCAGATCAGGTTTCTGTCTCGAAATTggctttaatatttttttaaaatcgtttCAGGTGGGAAACTTGGCTGCTCCAGTGCGTGAATGGACTGTTGGTGGAACAGCGCTGACTTCCCTAATGGATGTTGAAAGGAGACATGGTATTCTAATGTTTCGCACCTTATATTTCATCAATTGATGCTCCTTCCCATGAGAAGATCTATTCCCATGTGATTGTCTTTACCTCATCCCAGAATGATCAAGAAGCCCTCTACATGAGGAGTTTGTGATGTTAATATCACATCACTTGTTTGATTTTTGCTCAAAATTTGTTCTGCATTGCAGGTAAGTTTAAACCTGTGATAAAGAAAGCAATGGTTGAGCTAGAAGGTGAGATTTTACTGCACACTTTACATCTTTTACTTTTTGAATTTGCATTTGACGCATGACTTACCAGCTTGCAATTTCACGCTTTTAACCGTTTAATGTCCGTGTTGCGCTCAACATCTGTGTGGTTCTTTGTAAATACATAAAAACTGATATTAGCACTACACACTTCAAGAACCAGTTTACCTAGTTTATTGATTACTCTTCAGGTGCCCCATTCAAGAAATTTGCATCCTTGAGAGAAGAGTGGGCTCTTCAGAATCGATATTTGAGTCCTGGTATGCTTCTTCAATATGGAATAATTTTGTCAAGTTCTAGAGCCACAGCGACTTGTTTTGCCTTACCCTATTTACAGGTCCCATTCAATTTTTCGGCCCAGCATCTGATAAAGTCAATCACACCTTGCTGCTGGAACTTGGGGCTCAAGCATAAATGTGACGACCCTGTTTTTAGCTAGACACAGTAAGTAGCTGAGCCTTGTGAGCTTTACGTTACTCTCAACAGACGGAAGGGCTATGTTTCCTTTGTGTTTTTTCAAAGAACTGTATTTCCCTGCATTAAGATGGTTCTTTTAAAACGCATATCTATTTTTCCAACCTTTCGATTTGAATAAAATGCTAAATAATCTCGAGCTTGAACTCATAATCACAAGGTTCTTTTacgatttttttatattgtgCATGCAAAGGTGAGTAGCTGTAGGGCCATTGTCCCGCCTAAATCAAAATCTTCATATCTAATGACGTCTCCTTCTCACATTGGAATTGATTAAAACCCAATTGTTCAAGCATACATTTAATACCTATGTAGCGTCAACATGGGCTAACACATTTTTTGTTAGAACTCCGAAGATGTTAAGAAGAACTGTTTCGCAGTTTTGTTTGTTGGTTCCAAATCATTGTCTTTAAATCCGCCTGGTACGCCAGAAAATCATTGTTACCCTACTGGTTCGATTACAACAAACTTTTCTTATTCTCCTCATTCTTATCGCACGAACTCAATCTTCTCCAACTCCCCGACATTTAAAAGATCGTGTTAGCTGAGGGCGTGTTGTTATTTTGACCATAAACATGCTCTTCGTTGTTTGATTTGGCTACCTTTCTAATTGAAATTGATTTTGACGGAAAAAAATTTGCATCTTGTGGATGGTATCTTGAatggaaatttataattttgctCTTTGCATCTTcacaattttgttattttatcttTTCAAATCTTGGTTTTAGTCgtattatcttttaatttttgacaatttttttttgtaatttttgttttttttttgctttgcaAGAGTGCTAATATGATATTGTTGTATAGTCACCATGTTAGCACCGTGCCGCATGAAAAAATAGACCAAAATTAgatgcagaaaaaaaaaaatcaaaatagaggaatcggattgaaattctataATATAGATGataaaaatagaaagaaatataatttttcttaattaatgtTCTTCTACCTTTGGCTTACAATCTAACGGGATAATGAAACACCACTTGGTACTTGTGTACATAGTTAACCCAAggtaagatttttattttactaaatcATTCGAAggtagggaaaaaaaaaaagctagtGTAAAACTATTCGGGCAAATTGTGTCTTAATTGAAATAGAGTTCCTAGAATgcgaaacaaacaaaaaaaataaagaaacttcgtatatatattcattattaAAACATATGGCACGTTGGCATCTAGTAATGCTCTAATAATAGAATGATGCCTCTTGGGCAATTAGTGTTTGACATTTTGACTGGAGACTGAGAGAAAAATTGTCCATCGATTTGATAGAAGTTTCACAGTGCACGATATGCCATGGTACTTTTTGCATGTGACGACTATACACCGAGATGAGTGAAAGGCATTATTATCAAGTGAGtaggtatgctcatataaaaTAAAGCGATTTTTGCACCACGTACAATATTTATCTCCAActtatttacttcaaatcttacaccaaaaaaaatattctcggaatatttcatttactttacatatattaattattatattttatttgatatatttaaattatgactaatgttttattattaataaatttaaataataatatttaattttatcttctaaatgtatttttcttccgattattgtatttgtatttgaattatgtgtttcaaattatatttgtatttcaattatatttttattttagttatgaattgtattgttatagtaattttttgtatttgtattaaattacattaattaaa
Proteins encoded in this window:
- the LOC140987467 gene encoding pyrophosphate--fructose 6-phosphate 1-phosphotransferase subunit beta, with translation MKCKYVVLTSEFIYPYRNQGGFDMICSGRDKIETPEQFKQAEETSVKLDLDGLVVIGGDDSNTNACLLAENFRSKNLKTRVIGCPKTIDGDLKCKEVPTSFGFDTACKIYAEMIGNVMVDARSTGKYYHFVRLMGRAASHITLECALQTHPNITLIGEEVAANKQTLKHVTDYIADVVCKRAELGHNYGVILIPEGLIDFIPEVQHLIAELNEILAHDIVDEAGVWKEKLTAESLQLFNLLPPAIQDQLMLERDPHGNVQVAKIETEKMLIQMVETELESRKKTVGYKGDFKGQSHFFGYEGRCGLPSNFDSTYCYALGYAAGALLQSGRTGLISSVGNLAAPVREWTVGGTALTSLMDVERRHGKFKPVIKKAMVELEGAPFKKFASLREEWALQNRYLSPGPIQFFGPASDKVNHTLLLELGAQA